The genome window GTGAAGGTCAGCGTGGCCTGCCAGCCAAGGTACGCCAGCGACTTGTCGCAGCACAGCTTGAGCAGGGTGCATTCCTTCATGCCCGCCTGCCCGGCGCGGTCCATTTCGCTGGCAAAGCCGGTCCAGTAGGGGGCAAGGGCGTCCACCACCTCTGCCACGGTGTTGTTCACGTCCGCCGCCGGGCCGAAATTGTAGGCCTCGCCCGACAGGGGGAACGGCCCCTGCTCGTTCAGCAGCAGCTTGGCCCCCAGCCACAGGTAGCCGGAAAGGGGTTCCAGCACGTGCTGCCAGGGGCGCGTGGCCCACGGGCTGCGGATCTGCACGGCCTTTCCTTCGGCCCAGGCGCGCGCGCAGTCGGGCACGATGCGGTCCGCCGCCCAGTCGCCGCCGCCGATGACGTTGCCCGCGCGGGTGGTGGCGCAGCGCACGCCGGTCTTGAAGAACGAGCGGAAGTACGAGTGCGCGATGATCTCTGCGCAGCCCTTGGACGCGGAGTACGGGTCCTCGCCGCCCAGGTGGTCGGTTTCGCGGTAGCCCCACACCCATTCATCGTTGCGGTAGCACTTGTCCGAGGTGATGCACACCACGGCCTGCACCGAAGGCGTGCAGCGCACCGCCTCCAGGATGTTCAGGGTGCCCATGGCGTTGGCCTCTATGGTGGCCGCCGGGTCGTCGTACGACTTGCGCACCAGGGCCTGCGCCGCCAGGTGAAAGACCACCTCGGGCGCAAAGTCGGCCACGGCCTTGCACACCGCCGCGCGGTCGCGGATGTCGGCGCGGATGTCCGTGATGCGGGCGCCAAGGCCCAGCTCGTCGAAATTGGCGGGGCTGGTGGGCACGTCCACCGACAGCCCGGCCACGTCCGCGCCAAGCTGCAACAACCACGCGGTCAGCCACGACCCCTTGAACCCGGTATGGCCGGTGACCAGCACCTTGCGGCCGCGATAGGCATCTGCAAACATTGTATGTCTCTCCGTATTCTCGACGGGGAAGGCGGTGGGAGGCTTTTTATGCGTCTCCGGTGGGCAGGGGGCTGTGCCCGCTCTGCGATCGCCATCCGTGCGTTGCGGTCCCTATCCGTAAGGCTCGCACGCGCGCCTAACGGCTAGGGCAAGGTTCGCGCGGTGCGTTCACCTAACGGCTGCCATCCTGCCCCCCCGCAATGAAAAATTTAGGGGGGAGGGGTGCGGGGAGGGAGACCCTTTTTAAAGGGTCCCCTCCCCGATTCGCTTTTTCAGCGAAGTTTAAATCTTAAATCCCTTGGCCCACGGCGCACTGCCCTTGTCCCACATGGCATTCAGCTTCTGCCAGTCGCGCAGGGTGTCCATGCATTCCCAGAAGCCTTCGTGGGGGTACATGGACAGCTGCCCGTCGGCGGCCAGGCGTTCCAGCGGCTGCTTTTCAAGGTCGCACGATTCGTCCTCGTCCAGGTAGTCGAGGAATTCGCGCTTGAACACGAAAAAGCCGCAGTTGATGTATTCGTTCAGCACCGGCTTTTCCTGCCAGGACAGGATGTTGCCATCCGCGTCGGTCTGCACCGCGCCAAAGCGCGAGGGCATGCGCACGCCGGTGAAGGTGCCGATCTTGCCAGATTTCTTGTGGAACTCCACCAGCTTGTCGATGTCGATGTCCGACACGCCGTCACCGTAGGTGACCATGAAACGGTCGGTATCGATGTGCTGGGCCACCCGCTTGATGCGCGCGCCCTTCAGGGTTTCCTGCCCGGTATCGCACAGGGTCACCTTCCAGTCGGTGCAGCTGTTGCACGCGTGGGTGGTCATGGCGCCGGTGGCAAGGTCCACGGTGAAGTCGGTGTTGCGGATGCGGTAATCGTGGAAATACTGCTTGATCACTTCGCCCTTGTAGCCCAGCGGCAGGACGAAGTCCTTGTGGCCGTGACGGGCGTAGATGCTCATGATGTGCCACAGCACCGGACGGCCGCCGATTTCGACCATGGGCTTCGGCTTGAATTCGGTTTCTTCGCGCAGGCGGGTGCCCTTGCCCCCGCACATGATGATGACCTTCATGCGATACCTCGTGATGGGGTAATGTGCTGTCGTCGTCCGGATTGTTATAGCAGAACGCGCGGCGTTGCGGAACGGGCCTCTGCCCTGTGCGCCCGAACGGGCGCGGGCGATGTCGCCGGGGCCGGGGTGCGCCGGACCGCACGCTGCGCACGGCACGCGCGGCCCACGTTGCGGGGACCATGAAAACCGTGGAATGCGGCTGCGTTGCCGGTCGGATGTACTGGATGGGATGGGTGCGGTGGCGTCATGATGACGTGCGGAACCTCCGTTCCGCGCGCGGGTGGCTGGCCGACATTCAGGGGACGGCGCGGCGCACTGGCGTGCCGCGTTTCCACCGGAATTTCCGGCCCTTCTACGTGGCGTGCTAGATACGCTTGCGCGTGCCGCTTGTCCATAGGTGCGGCACGTGATTTTCGCGCGGGGCGGGGGATTGCGGTGCGTGTTGCGGCATCCGCCACGTCCGTGTTCCGTCTCCGCGTCGTTCCGCCTACGCCTGCCGGGCCACCTGTGCAAAAAACTCCAGCAGCATGTCTTCCGCGCCCTGTTCCACCACGCACGGCCAGTTCAGCACCTGCGTGCCCACCCGTTCCGACACCGGGCAGGCCCCGGCGGCATAGCCCAAAGAGGCCAGCCCCGCCCGCGCGCCCACGACGGGGTCCATGAACCACGTCCACGCGGTGTGCACCCGCGCATCCATCAGCGATTTCAGGGCATCGGCGCGGGGGTGGGTGAAGGCCAGCCGGTGGGCGACGATGCGCAGCGCCGGGTCGGCATAGGCGGCGGGCAGGTGTGCGGCCAGCGGCGTGCCGTAGGCGGCGGTCAGGTAGCGTTGCAGCAGCGCCTCGCGCCGGGCGGCCTCGGCGGGCCAGCGGTCCAGTTCGAACAGCCCGATGCGCGCCAGCACGGCGGGCAGGCGCGCCGGGTAGGCGTACGCGCCCGT of Nitratidesulfovibrio sp. contains these proteins:
- the rfbG gene encoding CDP-glucose 4,6-dehydratase, encoding MFADAYRGRKVLVTGHTGFKGSWLTAWLLQLGADVAGLSVDVPTSPANFDELGLGARITDIRADIRDRAAVCKAVADFAPEVVFHLAAQALVRKSYDDPAATIEANAMGTLNILEAVRCTPSVQAVVCITSDKCYRNDEWVWGYRETDHLGGEDPYSASKGCAEIIAHSYFRSFFKTGVRCATTRAGNVIGGGDWAADRIVPDCARAWAEGKAVQIRSPWATRPWQHVLEPLSGYLWLGAKLLLNEQGPFPLSGEAYNFGPAADVNNTVAEVVDALAPYWTGFASEMDRAGQAGMKECTLLKLCCDKSLAYLGWQATLTFTETIRFTAEWYRAFYTPAGADRPDMHAFTMNQIAEYSDKARAKGFGWAK
- the rfbF gene encoding glucose-1-phosphate cytidylyltransferase, translating into MKVIIMCGGKGTRLREETEFKPKPMVEIGGRPVLWHIMSIYARHGHKDFVLPLGYKGEVIKQYFHDYRIRNTDFTVDLATGAMTTHACNSCTDWKVTLCDTGQETLKGARIKRVAQHIDTDRFMVTYGDGVSDIDIDKLVEFHKKSGKIGTFTGVRMPSRFGAVQTDADGNILSWQEKPVLNEYINCGFFVFKREFLDYLDEDESCDLEKQPLERLAADGQLSMYPHEGFWECMDTLRDWQKLNAMWDKGSAPWAKGFKI